The genomic DNA CTAGCGCAATTTACTGGATGCACGCTAGCATCAGGCAGAGGTAGACCGTTTCCGTTCATGCAGCTTCTAATTTACAATGTATGAACGAACAGTTAAGGGTGCAATTATTTCACTTTTCTGCCTTGGAAGTGTCTCAAATTAACTCATGAAATCTGATGTAAACTACGGAAAAATCACAATGAAAGGATATTTAGTAAGCAAAGGATCGTCTGCAAGAAGATCACGAATTTGGTCATTATAACTCATGATGTCCTTCCTTTCATCAGATAATAGGAATAGATCATTCAGAGCCAAATGATTGATTCCAAATTCCTTTGTTGATTCACCTCCCGGGCCAGACTGCCAAGAGAGAAATATTAGATATGAAGGTTCGGCATGGAAATATAAGGAATTGTTTTTCGTGTATGCCTCGTAAGGGCTCTCACCATAGTATATGTTTTCCCAGATCCAGTTTGACCATAAGCAAAAATGCATACATTGTAACCATCCATCACTGATCTTACAAGCGGTTTAGTGTCTCGAAATACATCTTCTGCAAAATTACGCAGCGTTATGTACATgacaaaacaacaacatacctagtggcTAGTGTACTCCcacagtgtacgcagaccttatccCTACCTTGGGAGATAGAGAGGccgtttccaatagaccctcggctcaagaaaaaagaattaaaacatgaataaagaaGTCATGTCAAAATACCTACCCTGAGTGGCACTTGAACCGAAAACACGGTTAAACTCGAAAAGTTTCCTCCCATCTTTCCAGGGTTTTAGTAGAACAATTACAACCAAAGAACCATCTTCTCCAATGAAATCTACGACAATTTTCGCTTCTGCATCGAA from Capsicum annuum cultivar UCD-10X-F1 unplaced genomic scaffold, UCD10Xv1.1 ctg7541, whole genome shotgun sequence includes the following:
- the LOC124894567 gene encoding kinesin-like protein KIN-14L, giving the protein NIRVYCRIRPAFDAEAKIVVDFIGEDGSLVVIVLLKPWKDGRKLFEFNRVFGSSATQEDVFRDTKPLVRSVMDGYNVCIFAYGQTGSGKTYTMSGPGGESTKEFGINHLALNDLFLLSDERKDIMSYNDQIRDLLADDPLLTKYPFIVIFP